Proteins found in one Rhipicephalus microplus isolate Deutch F79 unplaced genomic scaffold, USDA_Rmic scaffold_34, whole genome shotgun sequence genomic segment:
- the LOC142786852 gene encoding uncharacterized protein LOC142786852 — protein sequence MTDPGPSHAATPNLAPVPVFCAGALRQRDPPIFGGTEDQNVDNWIAEYELVSAVNKWNAADKLTNMSFYLTDVAKLWYRNHQSDFSTWSELAKTLAEVFGRPAVRRLRAEQRLRGRVQRADETFTSYIEDVLFLCNIVDSTLDEAGKIKNIMKGIDDGAFQMLAAKSPQTVAKVIQLCQSYDELRRQRASTCCAAQDTADISSLDYRHDTADHSALMPVIKQFIREEVAGQLSIITRTTEPMAPLSPSLRQVIRSQVAEALPPAQAPPTVTAPLTYAAAVAQPRAPASPAIYEATRHIYSSTPPSRSLTVPSPAVYETGQNVYMTPPPARPFTVPYSANSAPIVSQWRTPDVFFMWHPRPRSSSLPSSQLPFSRHCRGLTLLHAHHAAISRSCQSTSRRTSRSPTIRRKPFTFSSSSIYFSDVTSQQPTARGKLTSAVPEARTALAAKISRRNCCPPNEIELYIDGIKVHGLVDTGAAVSVISEKLCRNLRKVTTQLTDLSLQTATSHHIQPSALCTARVVIQGAMYVVTFVVLFRSSHDVILGWDFLSSNSALVDCARSELALSVPCYDPDDGASCRVFAASDVDIAPFSAVVVSVSCASPPKSPVLFMPSVPSACRRNIMLPFAVVIFRNGHAAIYVCNPSHSP from the coding sequence atgactgatccggggccatctcatgctgctactccaaatctcgcacctgtgcctgtcttctgcgctggcgctctccggcagcgcgacccccccatatttggtggcacagaggaccaaaatgtggacaactggattgccgagtatgaactggtgagcgccgtcaataagtggaacgcagccgataagctcacaaatatgagtttttacctgaccgacgtggcaaaactatggtacagaaatcatcaaagtgatttcagtacctggtcggaattggcgaaaaccctcgcggaagtctttggccgtcctgctgtccgccgccttcgtgctgaacaacgcttgcggggcagagtacagagagcagatgaaactttcacgagctacatcgaagatgtgctatttctctgcaatatcgtcgattcgactctggacgaggcaggcaagatcaagaacatcatgaaaggaatcgacgacggtgcattccaaatgctggctgcgaagagtccccagacggtcgccaaggtgattcagctctgccaaagctatgatgagctgcgtaggcagcgcgcttctacatgttgcgctgctcaagacaccgcggacatctcatccctcgactatcgccatgacaccgccgaccactctgcgttgatgccagtcataaagcaattcatacgcgaggaggtcgccgggcagctatctataatcacaagaactaccgagccgatggcacccttgtcgccttcgcttcgccaggtcattcgatcgcaagttgccgaagcattgccgccagctcaggctcccccaactgttaccgcaccactaacgtatgcagctgcagttgctcaaccacgtgcgccagcgtctccggccatctacgaagctactcgccacatTTATTCGTCGAccccaccttcccgctcgctgaccgtcccgtctccggctgtatatgaaacaggtcagaacgtttatatgacgccgccgcctgcacgaccatttacggtaccttattcagcgaacagtgcccctatcgtgagccaatggcgcactcccgatgtgtttttcatgtggcatcccaggccacgtagctcgtcactgccgtcgtcgcagcttcccttctcacgacattgcaggggcctcacattactacatgcccaccatgccgcgatatcccgttcctgccaatccacctctagacgtacgtcccggtcgccgaccatccggcgcaagccgttcaccttctcctcgtcgtcgatctatttctccgatgttacgtcgcaacagcccaccgcgaggggaaaactgacgagcgcagttccggaggcaagaactgcgttggcagcgaaaatttcaagacgtaactgctgtcccccgaacgaaatcgaactctatattgatggcattaaggtgcacggacttgttgacactggagctgccgtatctgtaattagcgagaaattGTGCCGAAACTTGAggaaagtgaccacacaacttaccgacctatctttgcagacagctacgtcccatcatattcagccttcagctttgtgcaccgcacgagtcgtcattcaaggtgcgatgtacgtcgtcacatttgtagttttattccgttcttcgcatgacgttattcttgggtgggactttctttcgtcaaattctgctttggtcgactgtgctcgttctgaactcgcgttgtctgtgccgtgctatgaccctgatgatggtgcttcgtgtagagtgtttgctgcttctgacgttgacattgcccctttctcagctgttgttgtctcggtgtcgtgtgcctcccctcctAAATCGCCTGTGTtatttatgccatcggtcccatctgcgtgccgtcgaaatatcatgcttccgtttgccgtcgtcatttttcgcaatggtcatgctgccatttatgtgtgcaatccgtCGCACAGCCCGtaa